Proteins encoded within one genomic window of Prauserella marina:
- a CDS encoding alpha/beta hydrolase yields MHERYLAELPAGLVPDPLPRNRSRYWSWRGTEVHTEYVGDPDSPRRAILLHGAGGHAAALWPYAVLAAAAGFHVVVPDLPGYGRTVVPSPGRVRYPDWVELACALTERERREHDGELLLIGASMGGMLAYEAASRTGASDRVLATCLLDPREPVAREHIGKRAWQGRAAGPMLRVLAGPLANARVPIRWLANMSAIGNRPSLTALVTGDRRGGGSRVPLGFLRSFLTSSPAVEPEDAAGFELVLAQPALDRWTPTEVSLPFFERLAVEKELVLLPEAGHFPVEEAGVRVFAGLLAAQRGA; encoded by the coding sequence ATGCACGAACGATACCTCGCCGAACTGCCTGCCGGGCTTGTTCCGGATCCGTTGCCCCGCAATCGATCGCGATACTGGTCGTGGCGCGGAACCGAGGTGCACACCGAGTACGTCGGTGATCCGGACTCGCCGAGAAGGGCGATCCTGCTGCACGGAGCGGGTGGGCACGCCGCGGCCCTGTGGCCCTACGCGGTTCTCGCCGCGGCGGCGGGTTTCCACGTCGTGGTCCCCGATCTTCCCGGCTACGGCAGGACGGTGGTGCCCAGCCCTGGGCGAGTCCGCTACCCCGACTGGGTCGAGCTGGCCTGCGCGCTCACCGAACGGGAACGCCGCGAGCACGACGGTGAGCTGCTGCTCATCGGCGCCAGCATGGGCGGGATGCTCGCCTACGAGGCGGCGAGCAGGACCGGCGCCTCGGACAGGGTGCTGGCGACCTGCCTGCTCGATCCCCGCGAACCGGTGGCACGCGAGCACATCGGGAAGCGGGCCTGGCAGGGCAGGGCCGCGGGCCCAATGCTGCGGGTGCTCGCGGGCCCGCTCGCGAACGCGCGGGTGCCGATCCGGTGGCTGGCCAACATGTCCGCGATCGGCAACCGGCCGAGCCTGACGGCACTGGTCACCGGAGACCGGAGGGGCGGCGGTTCCCGGGTGCCGCTGGGCTTCCTGCGCTCGTTTCTCACCTCGTCACCAGCCGTGGAACCGGAGGACGCGGCGGGGTTCGAGCTGGTGCTCGCCCAGCCCGCGCTGGACCGGTGGACGCCGACGGAGGTGAGCCTCCCGTTCTTCGAACGGCTCGCCGTCGAGAAGGAACTGGTGCTGTTACCAGAGGCCGGGCATTTTCCCGTCGAGGAAGCGGGGGTTCGGGTGTTCGCGGGCCTGCTGGCCGCTCAGCGCGGCGCGTAG
- a CDS encoding MBL fold metallo-hydrolase has product MEPREEDSNRDWTEPGIYSVAPGVYRIPLPLPNDALRAVNVYVITDGTELVLVDSGWALEEAERRLAAGLGAIGAGLGDVSQFLITHVHRDHYTLAVELRRKFGGKVALGQLEEPSLTATLTSEWGPMQAQIQLLLQAGGRPVVDELVKIFGTTPPKAEESLWEKPDEWLAAGKRTVLGGKDLDVVHTPGHTAGHVVFADPKEKLLFTGDHVLPHITPSIGFQPVPVEYPLRDFLSSLRLMKELPDMRMLPAHGPVSPSVHARADELLAHHETRLAEMGDTVAAGAGTAYDCALRLTWTRRKRSLTGMDGFNQMLAVLETGAHLDLLVLQGQLTSADDEDGIRRYAPR; this is encoded by the coding sequence GTGGAGCCGCGTGAGGAAGACAGCAACCGGGACTGGACCGAGCCGGGGATCTACTCGGTGGCTCCCGGTGTCTACCGGATCCCGTTGCCACTGCCCAATGACGCGCTTCGCGCCGTCAACGTCTACGTCATCACCGACGGCACCGAACTGGTCCTCGTCGACTCGGGCTGGGCGCTGGAGGAAGCGGAGCGACGGCTCGCGGCAGGGCTCGGCGCGATCGGCGCCGGTCTCGGCGACGTGAGTCAATTCCTCATCACCCACGTTCACCGCGACCACTACACGCTCGCGGTCGAACTGCGCAGGAAGTTCGGCGGCAAGGTCGCGCTCGGCCAGCTTGAGGAACCGTCACTCACGGCGACACTGACGTCCGAGTGGGGTCCCATGCAGGCACAGATCCAGCTGCTGCTCCAGGCCGGAGGGCGGCCCGTCGTCGACGAGCTCGTCAAGATCTTCGGCACGACCCCGCCCAAGGCAGAGGAAAGCCTGTGGGAGAAGCCGGACGAGTGGCTCGCGGCCGGAAAGCGGACCGTGCTCGGGGGCAAGGACCTCGACGTCGTGCACACGCCGGGGCACACGGCCGGGCACGTGGTTTTCGCCGACCCCAAGGAAAAACTGCTCTTCACCGGCGATCACGTGCTTCCGCACATCACGCCTTCGATCGGCTTCCAGCCGGTGCCCGTCGAGTACCCGCTGCGCGACTTCCTCAGCTCGCTCCGGCTGATGAAGGAACTGCCGGACATGCGGATGCTTCCCGCGCACGGCCCGGTGTCGCCGAGCGTGCACGCGAGGGCCGACGAACTGCTCGCCCACCACGAGACGCGGCTCGCCGAGATGGGCGACACCGTCGCGGCGGGCGCCGGAACGGCCTACGACTGCGCGCTCCGCCTCACCTGGACGAGGCGGAAGCGCTCGCTCACCGGCATGGACGGGTTCAACCAGATGCTTGCCGTTCTGGAAACCGGGGCGCACCTCGACCTGCTGGTGTTGCAGGGGCAGCTCACCTCGGCCGACGACGAGGACGGGATCCGGCGCTACGCGCCGCGCTGA
- a CDS encoding nitrilase-related carbon-nitrogen hydrolase: protein MRVALAQTDCRLGDVDGNLADTERIIKDAASENADLVVFPELSLTGYALGQLADDISLWPDDPRLAALSRHGPDVVIGLLEDGRIRRHNSALYLSDGQIVHNHRKLYLPNYLIWEERKHSSPGSHMRAYDTGMGRFATLICNDAWQPMLPWLAAQDGAELLIVPTNSAAKLTAGSFDPAEYWHDLLTFTARMQQCWVVFVNRVGDEAGVRFWGGSRVIDPWGSAVATAPTWEESLLVVDIDPSAVRRRRREIPLLADARMGLLRRELERLSNESGAD, encoded by the coding sequence ATGAGAGTGGCGCTCGCGCAAACCGACTGCCGGCTCGGCGACGTAGACGGGAACCTCGCCGATACCGAACGCATCATCAAGGACGCTGCCAGCGAAAATGCCGATCTGGTTGTCTTTCCGGAGTTGAGCCTCACGGGCTATGCGCTCGGCCAGCTCGCCGACGACATCTCGCTGTGGCCCGACGACCCGCGTCTCGCCGCGCTGTCCAGGCACGGTCCCGACGTGGTGATCGGCCTCCTTGAGGACGGCAGGATCCGCAGGCACAACTCCGCGTTGTACCTCTCGGACGGCCAGATCGTGCACAACCACCGGAAGTTGTACCTGCCGAACTACCTGATCTGGGAGGAGCGCAAGCATTCGAGCCCCGGATCGCACATGCGGGCCTACGACACGGGCATGGGCCGCTTCGCGACCTTGATCTGCAACGACGCCTGGCAGCCGATGCTGCCGTGGCTCGCGGCGCAGGACGGCGCCGAACTGCTCATCGTTCCCACCAACTCGGCCGCGAAGCTCACCGCCGGTTCCTTCGACCCCGCCGAGTACTGGCACGACCTGCTGACCTTCACCGCGCGGATGCAGCAGTGCTGGGTGGTGTTCGTCAACAGGGTCGGAGACGAGGCCGGGGTGCGGTTCTGGGGCGGTTCGCGGGTCATCGACCCGTGGGGTTCCGCCGTGGCGACCGCGCCGACGTGGGAGGAATCGCTGCTGGTCGTCGACATCGACCCCAGCGCGGTCAGGCGGAGGCGAAGGGAGATCCCGCTGCTCGCCGACGCGAGAATGGGCCTGCTGCGCCGCGAGCTCGAACGGCTCAGCAACGAGAGCGGCGCCGACTGA
- a CDS encoding methionine synthase, translated as MSERFWQAGAATGVGSMPGTDAAETAAVVVGELPALPHLPELPARGLGADMLGRTAAMLVDLAVEVVPSGYRVTARQGRHHRRALDLLRWDVDAFAEAVERAGAPGVVKTQAAGPWTLAAGIETARGHRVLTDRGATRDFAESLVEGLTAHVAELRARTGAKVVVQLDEPTLPSVLAGALPTASGYGTVPSVQEPEARELLAGVISALGRATGTPVIVHCCAARPPVGLLHGAGAGALSLDATLLAGAPAALLDEIGTAWDAGTSLLLGLVPAKEPETRGELRELAAPALALADQLGFNRSILAERAVPTPVCGLAGATTGWARRALALTRDLGKAFVEPPESW; from the coding sequence GTGAGTGAGCGATTCTGGCAGGCGGGGGCCGCGACCGGGGTGGGTTCCATGCCCGGTACCGATGCCGCCGAAACGGCCGCCGTCGTCGTGGGTGAACTGCCCGCGCTGCCACATCTGCCCGAGTTGCCGGCGAGGGGGCTCGGCGCGGACATGCTCGGCAGGACGGCGGCGATGCTGGTCGATCTCGCCGTCGAGGTCGTGCCCAGTGGATACCGGGTGACCGCGAGACAGGGCAGGCATCACCGGCGGGCACTCGATCTGTTGCGCTGGGACGTGGACGCCTTCGCCGAGGCCGTCGAGCGGGCGGGCGCCCCCGGGGTCGTCAAGACCCAGGCCGCTGGGCCGTGGACTCTCGCGGCGGGCATCGAAACGGCGCGGGGGCACCGGGTGCTCACCGATCGTGGTGCCACCCGCGATTTCGCCGAATCGCTCGTGGAGGGCCTCACCGCGCACGTGGCCGAGTTGCGGGCCCGTACCGGCGCGAAGGTCGTCGTCCAGCTCGACGAGCCCACGTTGCCCTCCGTGCTCGCCGGTGCGTTGCCGACCGCTTCCGGGTACGGCACGGTGCCTTCCGTTCAGGAACCGGAGGCACGCGAACTGCTCGCCGGGGTGATCTCCGCGCTGGGGCGTGCGACGGGAACACCGGTGATCGTGCACTGCTGCGCCGCGCGCCCGCCCGTCGGATTGCTGCACGGCGCGGGGGCCGGTGCACTTTCGCTCGACGCCACGCTGCTGGCCGGTGCGCCCGCCGCCCTGCTCGACGAGATCGGCACGGCGTGGGACGCCGGAACGTCCCTGCTGCTGGGTCTCGTGCCCGCGAAGGAGCCGGAAACCCGCGGGGAACTCAGGGAACTCGCCGCGCCCGCGCTCGCGTTGGCCGACCAGCTCGGCTTCAACAGGTCGATCCTCGCCGAACGGGCCGTGCCCACCCCGGTGTGCGGTCTTGCCGGTGCCACGACCGGCTGGGCGCGCAGGGCCCTTGCACTGACCCGCGATCTGGGCAAGGCGTTCGTGGAGCCACCCGAGAGCTGGTAG
- the ligA gene encoding NAD-dependent DNA ligase LigA, translating into MSSEDLAAVAGTDQVAEDIADVPAQVRERHAALADEIRGHQFRYYVLDSPTVSDGEFDRLLRDLEALEAEHPGLETPDSPSQNVGGMFSTDFTAHDHLERMLSLDNAFDFDELRAWIDRVEREVGGQPRYLCELKIDGLAINLLYENGKLTRALTRGDGRTGEDVTLNMRTLQDLPDELTPGSGYGIPSLIEIRGEVYFRVEEFAALNAGLVDAGKPPFANPRNAAAGSLRQKDPKVTRTRPLRLICHGFGKRSGFDPQRQSEAYDALVAWGMPVSQYSKVIDTPQGLIDHIEYWGEHRHDAEYEIDGVVIKVDEVSLQRRLGATARAPRWAIAFKYPPEEATTQLLDIRVNVGRTGRVTPYAVMEPVKVAGSTVAMATLHNAEEVKRKGVLIGDRVVIRKAGDVIPEVLGPVVDVRTGDEREFVMPAHCPECGTRLAHQKEGDVDIRCPNARSCPAQLRERVFHLAGRGAFDIEVLGWEAAGALLQAGAITDEGDIFDLDADKLASVDLFVTKAGEMSANGQRLLANLDSAKDRPLWKVLVGLSIRHVGPTAAQALAREFGSVERIDDATEEQLADVDGVGPTIATAVVEWFAVDWHREIVEKWRSAGVRMEEERDTSIPRNLEGLSIVVTGSLETFSRDEAKELIMARGGKAAGSVSKKTAFVVVGEAPGSKYEKAVQLKVPVLDENGFRVLLERGPDAAREVAELAGEEGES; encoded by the coding sequence GTGAGCAGTGAAGACCTCGCGGCCGTTGCCGGTACGGATCAGGTGGCCGAGGACATCGCCGATGTCCCGGCCCAGGTGAGAGAGCGCCATGCCGCGCTGGCCGACGAGATCCGGGGGCACCAGTTCCGCTACTACGTGCTCGACTCGCCGACCGTGTCCGATGGCGAATTCGACCGGCTGCTCCGTGACCTCGAAGCGTTGGAGGCCGAGCATCCGGGACTGGAGACGCCCGACTCGCCGAGCCAGAACGTCGGCGGCATGTTCTCCACCGACTTCACGGCGCACGATCACCTCGAACGCATGCTGAGTCTCGACAACGCGTTCGACTTCGACGAACTGCGGGCCTGGATCGACAGGGTCGAGCGCGAGGTCGGCGGGCAGCCTCGGTACCTGTGCGAGCTGAAAATCGACGGGCTCGCCATCAACCTTCTTTATGAGAACGGCAAGCTGACCAGGGCGCTCACCAGGGGTGATGGGCGGACCGGCGAGGACGTCACGCTCAACATGCGCACCTTGCAGGACCTGCCGGACGAGCTGACGCCCGGCTCCGGGTACGGCATTCCGTCGCTGATCGAGATCAGGGGCGAGGTGTACTTCCGGGTCGAGGAATTCGCCGCGCTCAACGCTGGTCTCGTCGATGCCGGAAAGCCGCCGTTCGCCAACCCTCGCAACGCCGCGGCTGGATCGTTGCGGCAGAAGGATCCCAAGGTCACCAGGACGAGGCCGCTGCGGCTGATCTGCCACGGATTCGGCAAGCGGTCGGGATTCGACCCCCAGCGCCAGTCCGAGGCATACGACGCGCTTGTGGCGTGGGGCATGCCGGTTTCCCAGTACAGCAAGGTCATCGACACCCCGCAGGGGCTCATCGACCACATCGAGTACTGGGGCGAGCACCGGCACGACGCCGAGTACGAGATCGACGGCGTGGTGATCAAGGTCGACGAGGTTTCCCTGCAACGCCGCCTCGGAGCCACCGCCCGCGCGCCCCGCTGGGCCATCGCGTTCAAGTACCCGCCGGAGGAGGCCACGACCCAGCTGCTGGACATCAGGGTCAACGTCGGCCGCACCGGCAGGGTCACGCCGTACGCGGTGATGGAGCCGGTCAAGGTCGCCGGTTCGACCGTCGCGATGGCCACCCTGCACAACGCCGAGGAGGTCAAGCGCAAGGGCGTGCTCATCGGCGACCGGGTGGTCATCCGCAAGGCGGGCGACGTGATCCCCGAGGTCCTGGGCCCGGTCGTCGACGTGCGCACGGGTGACGAGCGCGAATTCGTGATGCCCGCGCACTGTCCCGAATGCGGTACCCGGCTCGCGCACCAGAAGGAGGGCGACGTCGACATCCGCTGCCCCAATGCGCGCTCGTGCCCCGCGCAGCTCAGGGAGCGCGTGTTCCACCTCGCCGGAAGGGGCGCCTTCGACATCGAGGTCCTCGGCTGGGAGGCGGCGGGAGCGCTGCTACAGGCGGGTGCGATCACCGACGAGGGCGACATCTTCGACCTCGACGCGGACAAGCTCGCGAGCGTCGACCTCTTCGTCACCAAGGCGGGTGAGATGTCCGCCAACGGACAGCGGTTGCTCGCCAACCTCGACTCCGCCAAGGACCGTCCACTGTGGAAGGTCCTGGTGGGCCTCTCGATCCGGCACGTCGGTCCCACCGCGGCGCAGGCGCTGGCGAGGGAATTCGGCTCCGTCGAACGCATCGACGACGCGACGGAGGAGCAACTGGCCGACGTGGACGGTGTCGGTCCCACCATCGCCACCGCCGTCGTCGAATGGTTCGCCGTCGACTGGCACAGGGAGATCGTCGAGAAGTGGCGGAGCGCGGGGGTGCGCATGGAGGAGGAGCGCGACACCTCCATCCCCCGCAACCTCGAAGGACTGTCCATCGTGGTCACCGGCTCCCTGGAGACCTTCTCGCGCGACGAGGCGAAGGAACTCATCATGGCCAGGGGTGGCAAGGCCGCCGGCTCGGTGTCCAAGAAGACCGCCTTCGTCGTCGTCGGCGAGGCACCGGGGTCGAAGTACGAGAAAGCGGTGCAGCTCAAGGTGCCCGTGCTCGACGAGAACGGGTTCAGGGTGTTGCTTGAGCGCGGCCCGGACGCGGCCCGCGAGGTCGCCGAACTCGCGGGAGAGGAGGGCGAGTCGTGA
- a CDS encoding GNAT family N-acetyltransferase, with translation MSDIVVRAPRPEEIAALGELTVAAYSGDGYLDYADADSYAAALRDAAKRAERAELLGAFDGEGTPLGTVTVAPHGSHYAELAQESEIEFRMLAVAPSARGRGVGELLVRAVFDRARRLGAHRVVLCTQPDMTPAHRLYERLGFRRLPERDWSPVPTIMLMAFVADV, from the coding sequence GTGAGCGACATCGTCGTCCGCGCACCACGACCGGAGGAGATCGCCGCGCTGGGCGAACTCACCGTCGCGGCCTACTCAGGCGACGGCTACCTCGACTACGCCGACGCCGACTCCTACGCGGCGGCCCTTCGCGACGCGGCGAAGCGAGCGGAGCGGGCCGAGCTGCTCGGCGCTTTCGACGGCGAGGGAACACCGCTGGGCACCGTGACCGTCGCGCCCCACGGCTCGCACTACGCGGAGCTGGCGCAGGAGTCCGAAATCGAATTCCGGATGCTCGCCGTCGCGCCGTCCGCGAGGGGGAGGGGAGTCGGCGAGCTGCTGGTGCGCGCAGTTTTCGACAGGGCACGGCGGCTCGGGGCACACAGGGTGGTGCTGTGCACCCAGCCGGACATGACCCCGGCACACCGCCTCTACGAGCGCCTCGGGTTCCGGCGGCTACCCGAACGGGACTGGTCGCCGGTACCCACGATCATGCTGATGGCCTTCGTCGCCGACGTCTGA
- a CDS encoding amino acid-binding protein, with amino-acid sequence MSFLIRVQLPDSPGTLGAVATALGMAGADILSVDVVERVGGIAIDDLVVELPSGRLPDALITAAESVEGVEVDAVRPYAGVLDTHRELELVEEIAAQPKSGFDLLAEGVPKIVRAGWSVVVQRSDGGVDQLAASSAAPERTIADMPWLPLERATVLDGEEDWIPATWRELGTELAATPLGKPDRALLVGRPGGPMFRAAEVARLAHLAGIVAVVLDG; translated from the coding sequence GTGTCCTTCCTGATCCGGGTGCAGCTCCCGGACAGCCCGGGAACCTTGGGGGCGGTCGCCACCGCTCTCGGCATGGCCGGTGCCGACATCCTGAGTGTCGACGTCGTGGAACGCGTGGGCGGTATCGCCATCGACGACCTCGTCGTCGAGTTGCCCTCCGGGCGGTTGCCCGACGCGTTGATCACGGCGGCCGAGAGCGTCGAAGGCGTGGAGGTCGATGCCGTCCGCCCTTACGCGGGGGTGCTCGACACCCATCGTGAGCTCGAACTGGTCGAGGAGATCGCCGCCCAGCCGAAATCGGGCTTCGACCTGCTCGCCGAAGGCGTTCCGAAGATCGTCAGGGCGGGCTGGTCGGTGGTGGTCCAGCGCAGTGACGGCGGAGTGGACCAGCTCGCCGCGTCCAGCGCGGCGCCGGAGCGCACCATCGCCGACATGCCGTGGCTGCCGTTGGAGCGGGCCACGGTGCTCGACGGCGAGGAGGACTGGATTCCCGCGACCTGGCGGGAGCTGGGGACGGAGCTGGCCGCGACCCCGCTCGGCAAGCCGGACAGGGCACTGCTCGTCGGCAGGCCGGGTGGCCCGATGTTCAGGGCCGCGGAAGTCGCGAGGCTGGCACACTTGGCGGGCATCGTGGCCGTCGTACTGGACGGCTGA
- the gatC gene encoding Asp-tRNA(Asn)/Glu-tRNA(Gln) amidotransferase subunit GatC: MSNISRTEVAHLAKLARMAVTEEELDVFAGQLDQILDAVAKVGEIAEADIPPTSHAVPLTNVFREDVVRQGLSQQQALAAAPAAEEGRFRVPRILGEEQ, encoded by the coding sequence GTGTCGAATATTTCCCGCACTGAGGTCGCGCACCTCGCCAAGCTCGCCAGAATGGCGGTAACCGAGGAAGAGCTGGACGTCTTCGCAGGCCAGCTCGACCAGATCCTCGATGCCGTCGCCAAGGTCGGCGAGATTGCCGAAGCCGACATCCCGCCCACCTCGCACGCCGTCCCGCTGACGAACGTGTTCAGGGAGGACGTCGTCAGGCAGGGGCTGAGCCAGCAGCAGGCGCTCGCCGCCGCACCGGCGGCCGAAGAGGGCAGGTTCAGGGTGCCTCGGATTCTGGGGGAAGAGCAGTGA
- the gatA gene encoding Asp-tRNA(Asn)/Glu-tRNA(Gln) amidotransferase subunit GatA, whose amino-acid sequence MTDLTKLGAAELAAKIHAREVTSVEVTTAHLDRIGEVDGAVHAFLHVDADGALAAARAVDGDIAEGRQPASPLAGVPLALKDVLATEGVPTTCGSRTLENWLPPYDATVTRRLREAGVVILGKTNMDEFAMGSSTENSAYGPTRNPWDRERIPGGSGGGSSASLAAFEAPLAIGTDTGGSIRQPASVTGTVGVKPTYGGVSRYGLVAFSSSLDQAGPCARSVADAALLHEVIAGHDPMDSTSINAPVPPVVAAAREGALGDLKGVRVGVVKEFAGEGYQPGVLRSFEAAVAQLRALGAEVVEVSCPNFTYAMPAYYLIAPSECSSNLARFDAMRYGLRVADDGDHSAEEVMSLTREAGFGPEVKRRIMLGTYALSSGYYDAYYGSAQKVRTLITRDFAAAFEQVDVLVSPTTPTTAFKIGERVDDPLAMYLADLCTIPSNLAGNAAMSVPSGLSDEDGLPVGLQIMAPALADDRMYKVGAAYEVARGPVLDRIPELKGVSA is encoded by the coding sequence GTGACCGATCTGACCAAGCTCGGCGCGGCGGAACTGGCCGCGAAGATCCACGCCCGCGAGGTGACCTCCGTCGAGGTCACCACCGCCCACCTCGACCGCATCGGGGAGGTCGACGGCGCCGTGCACGCGTTCCTGCACGTCGACGCCGACGGCGCGCTCGCGGCGGCCCGTGCGGTGGACGGCGACATCGCCGAGGGAAGGCAGCCCGCCTCGCCGCTGGCCGGGGTTCCGCTCGCGCTCAAGGACGTGCTGGCCACGGAGGGTGTTCCGACCACCTGCGGGTCGAGGACGCTGGAGAACTGGCTGCCGCCCTACGACGCCACGGTCACCCGCAGGCTGCGCGAGGCAGGCGTCGTCATCCTCGGCAAGACCAACATGGACGAGTTCGCCATGGGCTCGTCCACCGAGAACTCGGCGTATGGCCCGACCCGCAACCCGTGGGACCGCGAGCGGATCCCGGGTGGCTCGGGCGGCGGCTCGTCGGCCTCGCTCGCCGCGTTCGAGGCTCCGCTTGCCATCGGGACCGACACCGGCGGCTCCATCAGGCAGCCCGCCTCCGTTACCGGGACGGTCGGCGTCAAGCCCACCTACGGCGGGGTGTCCCGCTACGGACTCGTCGCCTTCTCCTCCTCGCTCGACCAGGCCGGGCCCTGCGCCCGCAGCGTGGCCGATGCCGCGCTGCTGCACGAGGTCATCGCTGGGCACGACCCGATGGACTCGACCTCGATCAACGCTCCGGTTCCCCCCGTCGTCGCGGCGGCGAGGGAAGGCGCGCTCGGCGATCTCAAGGGCGTGCGGGTCGGCGTTGTCAAGGAGTTCGCGGGGGAGGGCTACCAGCCCGGCGTCCTGCGGTCCTTCGAGGCGGCCGTCGCCCAGTTGCGCGCTCTCGGCGCCGAGGTGGTCGAGGTGTCCTGCCCGAACTTCACCTACGCCATGCCCGCCTACTACCTGATCGCGCCGAGCGAGTGCTCGTCGAACCTTGCCAGGTTCGACGCCATGCGCTACGGGCTGCGGGTCGCCGACGACGGCGACCACAGCGCGGAAGAGGTCATGTCGCTGACGAGGGAGGCCGGGTTCGGCCCCGAGGTCAAGCGCCGCATCATGCTCGGCACCTACGCGCTGTCCTCGGGGTACTACGACGCGTACTACGGCTCGGCGCAGAAGGTGCGCACGCTCATCACGAGGGACTTCGCGGCCGCGTTCGAGCAGGTGGACGTGCTGGTGTCGCCGACGACCCCCACCACCGCGTTCAAGATCGGTGAGCGGGTCGACGACCCGCTGGCGATGTACCTCGCCGATCTCTGCACGATCCCGTCCAACCTGGCGGGCAACGCGGCCATGAGCGTCCCCAGTGGACTGTCCGATGAGGACGGCCTTCCGGTTGGCCTGCAAATCATGGCGCCCGCGCTGGCCGACGACAGGATGTACAAGGTGGGTGCGGCCTACGAGGTCGCGCGCGGACCGGTGCTCGACCGGATTCCCGAGCTGAAGGGAGTGTCAGCCTGA
- the gatB gene encoding Asp-tRNA(Asn)/Glu-tRNA(Gln) amidotransferase subunit GatB, whose product MAAPVTELMDYDEVIERFDPVLGLEVHVELSTNTKMFCGCANLFGGEPNTHVCPTCLGLPGSLPVVNGKAVESAIRIGLALNCEIAEWCRFARKNYFYPDMPKNFQTSQYDEPIAFEGHLDVVLDDGEVVRVDIERAHMEEDTGKSLHVGGATGRIHGAEHSLLDYNRAGVPLIEIVTKPITGMGERAPEVARAYVAALRDLLRAMDVSDVRMDQGSLRCDANVSLMPKGASEFGTRTETKNVNSLRSVERAVRYEMTRQAAILVDGGSITQETRHFQETDGSTSSGRTKETAEDYRYFPEPDLVPIAPSRQWVEELRATLPELPWERRKRIQAEWNLTDEELRDLVNTGAADLVAATVDAGAEPGEARSWWVQYLTQQANTREVELTELAITPAQVARVIALVKSGELTNKLAREVVSGVLEGEGEPDEVVDRRGLKVVSDDSALLTAVDEALAAQPDVAEKIRGGKVQAAGAIVGAVMKATKGQADAKRVRELILERVGA is encoded by the coding sequence ATGGCCGCCCCGGTTACCGAGCTGATGGACTACGACGAGGTCATCGAACGCTTCGACCCGGTGCTCGGGCTTGAGGTCCACGTCGAGCTCTCCACCAACACGAAGATGTTCTGCGGCTGCGCCAACCTCTTCGGCGGAGAGCCCAACACGCACGTGTGCCCCACCTGCCTCGGCCTCCCCGGTTCACTGCCGGTGGTCAACGGCAAGGCGGTCGAATCGGCCATCCGCATCGGGCTCGCGCTCAACTGCGAGATCGCCGAGTGGTGCCGGTTCGCGAGGAAGAACTACTTCTACCCCGACATGCCGAAGAACTTCCAGACCTCCCAATACGACGAGCCGATCGCCTTCGAAGGGCACCTCGACGTCGTACTCGACGACGGCGAGGTCGTCAGGGTCGACATCGAGCGCGCGCACATGGAGGAGGACACCGGAAAGTCGCTGCACGTCGGCGGTGCCACCGGGCGGATTCACGGCGCGGAGCACTCGCTGCTCGACTACAACAGGGCCGGGGTGCCGCTGATCGAGATCGTCACCAAGCCGATCACCGGCATGGGCGAGCGGGCCCCCGAGGTCGCGCGGGCCTACGTGGCGGCGCTGCGCGACCTGCTGCGTGCCATGGATGTCTCCGACGTGCGCATGGACCAGGGTTCGTTGCGCTGCGACGCGAACGTGTCGCTCATGCCGAAGGGCGCGAGCGAGTTCGGCACCCGCACCGAGACCAAGAACGTCAACTCGCTGCGCAGCGTCGAGCGCGCCGTGCGCTACGAGATGACGCGCCAGGCGGCGATCCTGGTCGACGGCGGCTCCATCACCCAGGAGACGCGGCACTTCCAGGAGACGGACGGCAGCACGTCGTCCGGCCGCACCAAGGAGACCGCCGAGGACTACCGGTACTTTCCGGAGCCCGATCTCGTCCCCATCGCGCCGAGCAGGCAATGGGTGGAGGAACTGCGGGCGACGCTTCCCGAACTTCCGTGGGAGCGGCGCAAGCGCATCCAGGCCGAGTGGAACCTGACCGACGAGGAGCTGCGGGACCTGGTCAACACCGGTGCCGCCGACCTCGTCGCGGCGACGGTCGACGCGGGAGCCGAGCCGGGCGAGGCGCGAAGCTGGTGGGTGCAGTACCTGACCCAGCAGGCCAACACCCGCGAGGTGGAGCTGACCGAGCTCGCCATCACCCCTGCCCAGGTCGCGAGGGTCATCGCGCTTGTCAAGTCGGGCGAACTGACCAACAAGCTGGCGCGTGAGGTCGTCTCGGGTGTCCTCGAAGGCGAGGGCGAACCGGACGAGGTCGTCGACAGGCGCGGCCTCAAGGTCGTTTCCGACGACTCCGCGCTGCTCACCGCGGTCGACGAGGCGCTGGCCGCGCAGCCGGACGTCGCGGAGAAGATCCGTGGCGGCAAGGTGCAGGCCGCGGGCGCGATCGTGGGCGCGGTCATGAAGGCGACGAAGGGCCAGGCCGACGCGAAGCGGGTCCGTGAGCTGATCCTGGAACGCGTCGGAGCCTGA